In a genomic window of Strix aluco isolate bStrAlu1 chromosome 3, bStrAlu1.hap1, whole genome shotgun sequence:
- the ZNF318 gene encoding zinc finger protein 318 translates to MYRSSSGRSGPSSSSSSHRLKEGSSSGSRTSRSSTSGPGPGRGRPPMPPPAAAAAAAAAASPPRTASPRPPPRRHRSPSGHRGVSRRSPSPHRSRRLPSPPGGPGPGGTRGRRGSEHGDGSSSRRRSPSLRSESSLEQSLRITVGNDRYCIGTPERRRLPDRLGSPIDNLSDRDDMADGPIFTRGLSCPRGLERYPSHEDQPSSPFIMRHDEDYRNRDVFLHRSDYSPHYGRREELPRGSDRDGDKLRKSSYPLRPEERGREIKRPRYEKDEKMHGVSGEHQSFSSGTRNYRRRSRSRSRSPSPSYLNEEFRELDRARRKREEEERSRNLNHDVSGSGYVIPGLTNTLQTSEPRYTYRPEEIPSMPKKSILKKRVEMEVESPIQPEGFSSSPAPSKDLPLLSSHSSLPQSNDMAPFASEVENFLKRFNKDSVVESANKELRDGLYEWSPLSGAPKDAFTFEEKFGNFLSHKEKVEPKSEPADRHTDFLLPHERASQDGSGFSRILGMMADSVSAQEKRRRSFPDIEDEEKFLYGDEDEDTKTESLPIQKPPVSCGNEVISQKVSPPPSPAPAVKLDPLEEPNAEYAKIHDLLKTIGLDIGVAEIGKLAVRTQERLHGKKLASRSPDRRSSDPRRLDPWDLRRSRSDTRSPESGQQRSASPPVSFQQSKDASSVQKPEYTKNKPVGQDIPPCAPEQPLPSVSLIPSVPPTPASLPPTPTSVSQYQIPNYSQFTATQMPQNYPPPTMAPPGYDAYGHYMAYAAPGWTMYPPAQQPNPTLPEAHGLLTMAMSANPTRPNLRVIETVSMGKDVPDLKRDGSVLVHVPTTPTHSKVPLRLSSHPLKNTTEKMSDEKNRAAQKQKVIEEREKLKNEREARQKKLYYLKTELDRLRKQQGEMLRKKRREKDGHKDPLLVEVNRLQENIMKEISELHKESDAADKKQSELDKVAQILGINIFEKPRKPPVETKDSLEKTSKSENAKGLEKPSSSNKESKTPNEKSRGRSPKPSESSSQSSKHPFQLANIYEYYDAGNHWCKDCNTICGTMFDFFTHMHNKKHRQTLDPYNRPWASKTQSETKQDSIKRIDKITVPAKGSEFLIPITGYYCQLCHEFFGDQISAEQHVKSHPHNEKYKKYIDENPLYEERRNLDRQAGLAVVLETERRRQSELKRKLVEKQKEEKDEKKQKIIKKEEAKSIPELGEGTSETQGKIDSSGRKMGIKLKLKKEDKEEKKEEKKEESKKESPSQTSFGKFSWKKAEREDKTPGGAIIKEESTEGNKEENKCQSGKPHVKPIEIKLSGKTVIPHTSPWIPVVSTSTPAKMLPNLPVPTMIFRKSTTATVSKPAPLNTFLSIKSSGATTKPLPVVKETNADLLLPPDIISKAFGGEEVILKGAEEDLKTAEKSESSQTSDIPPPPTLSAAVQQTAVIPADEVAPGVSESEQTMLAMPVRPPPPPPSTAFSEQAKKVEKRNSCLATANAKDLYDIFYSSGGKGSADSKLASSALPNGENCNLTKPADLSANPRTNNSSSSLKEDSQNVAAEVSQVHSAERSSELKKTDIQETLILHTEISPDIENGVQKDVGQKFQTPLSTDVQTKLKEDSSQCNQVTGSWILGKNQAEMNRKPLQPQLSEMSVTELPETKTASGIQMPAEIGLVDIGGREQVGSQELCDLRKKEAQEKVGQEDANKTVVTNTNIPGTLEKDAEMKDWELKAVKPELSLHPKTLLPEAQNEIQNLGNSHLVEEKLSDNCRTHSETDSPDLLCDFQNTSKEKALVAVMTEQNSVDASLKDAKLKSIALEVSQPGDLGEAHRISGTQSKISEMTRSPGEWDTSRTSNGEEQLITNRSSSQSGWDLSSTPNVEIKTGSNEVSASDLTEVRPDRCLANTETRSSILEAQEVRPEPSGHAVLDNQTQRQEVAWLVNACSGNIVELRSSVELVVEVEKKSLGHTGSDATLDNGFIKRDAKEVGTGGFSRARSDLVQESVVALSADFHREHLSEAAVHSPETKHKVVRTSVSNDLHLNTTHSGLNTEQSGSPSANVHMDDKKVFLTSEGVKHNEISSQKAELEFKSTDFSLGDTKVKHECFSILTAGLLNENTEEVSKLETIASIRLESSKLKKLGVEKTVDETEITDFATLTSGSREEKFCTRISQTAMPQLGLQSSNSDTTEVVMPVLEIQGISPMSEILLQMEESKGGAVEMPSLSCDGGRTESQASGCVETFLPGLKETHEKEGGSGGKGVRTIQSKKTEQTEIADNSLEATTNSGVAESLAESPVG, encoded by the exons AGACGTTCACCGAGTCTCCGCTCTGAGTCTTCACTGGAACAGAGTTTGCGGATTACTGTTGGTAATGACCGGTATTGCATTGGCACACCAGAGCGAAGGAGGCTGCCTGATAGACTGGGCTCACCAATTGATAACCTGAGTGACAG GGATGATATGGCTGATGGTCCAATATTCACTAGAGGCCTCTCATGTCCTCGAGGCCTTGAGAGATACCCATCGCATGAAGATCAGCCTTCAAGTCCCTTCATCATGAGACATGATGAAGACTACCGCAACCGAGATGTTTTCCTCCATCGTTCAGATTATAGTCCACATTATGGTCGTCGAGAAGAGCTGCCTCGTGGGTCTGACAGAGATGGTGACAAACTCAGGAAATCGTCCTACCCATTGAGGCCAGAAGAGAGGGGACGAGAAATAAAGCGTCCACGGTATGAAAAAGATGAGAAGATGCATGGTGTGAGTGGAGAGCATCAGAGTTTCTCATCAGGAACACGAAACTATCGCAGACGAAGCCGCAGCCGCAGTAGAAGCCCAAGCCCATCATACTTGAATGAAGAATTCCGAGAGCTTGACCgtgcaaggaggaaaagagaagaagaagagcgTAGTAGAAACTTGAATCATGATGTTTCAGGCAGTGGTTATGTGATCCCTGGCTTGACTAACACACTACAGACTTCGGAACCTCGGTATACATACAGGCCTGAGGAAATCCCATCCATGCccaaaaaatctattttgaagaAACGAGTGGAGATGGAAGTAGAGTCTCCTATTCAG CCTGAAGGCTTTTCAAGCAGTCCAGCTCCCAGCAAGGATCTTCCACTTCTTTCTAGTCATTCATCTTTGCCCCAGAGCAATGATATGgctccttttgcttctgaagTGGAGAACTTTCTCAAACGGTTTAACAAAGATTCTGTTGTGGAGTCCGCAAACAAGGAGTTGCGTGATGGTTTATACGAGTGGAGCCCGCTTTCTGGAGCTCCCAAAGATGCTTTCACATTTGAAGAGAAGTTTGGAAACTTCTTAAGTCACAAGGAAAAGGTAGAACCCAAGTCAGAGCCTGCTGACCGCCATACTGACTTCCTGCTGCCTCATGAGAGGGCCAGTCAGGATGGCAGTGGTTTCTCCCGAATTCTGGGCATGATGGCTGATTCTGTCAGTGCTCAGGAAAAGAGGAGACGTAGTTTTCCTGACATTGAGGATGAAGAGAAATTTCTTTATGGTGATGAGGATGAAGACACCAAAACTGAATCTCTCCCCATTCAGAAGCCCCCAGTAAGTTGTGGCAATGAGGTAATAAGCCAGAAAGTGAGtccacctccttctcctgctccagctgtCAAGCTGGATCCTTTAGAAGAGCCTAATGCTGAGTATGCTAAGATCCATGACTTACTCAAAACCATTGGACTTGACATCGGTGTTGCTGAAATTGGAAAACTGGCTGTTCGTACCCAGGAACGCCTTCATGGCAAAAAGCTGGCGTCTCGTTCTCCGGATCGTCGCTCTTCAGATCCTCGCAGACTGGATCCTTGGGACTTGCGTCGCAGCCGGAGTGACACTCGTTCTCCCGAGTCGGGCCAGCAGCGCTCAGCATCACCTCCAGTCTCTTTCCAGCAGTCTAAAGATGCATCCTCTGTCCAGAAACCAGAATATACTAAGAATAAGCCAGTGGGACAGGATATACCTCCATGTGCACCAGAACagcctcttccttctgtctctctcATTCCTTCAGTTCCACCAACTCCTGCTAGTTTGCCGCCTACACCTACTTCTGTTTCCCAGTACCAAATTCCTAACTATTCCCAGTTCACTGCCACTCAAATGCCCCAAAACTATCCACCTCCCACAATGGCTCCTCCAGGATATGATGCATATGGGCACTATATGGCATATGCAGCCCCTGGCTGGACCATGTACCCCCCTGCTCAGCAGCCTAATCCTACACTGCCAGAAGCTCATGGTCTTCTTACTATGGCCATGTCAGCAAACCCCACGCGTCCCAACCTCCGGGTGATTGAGACAGTCTCCATGGGAAAGGATGTCCCTGATTTAAAAAGAGATGGTTCTGTGCTCGTTCATGTCCCTACCACTCCTACCCATTCCAAAGTGCCCCTTCGTTTGTCTTCACACCCTCtcaaaaataccacagaaaagaTGTCGGATGAAAAAAATCGGGCAGCTCAAAAGCAGAAG GTgatagaagagagagaaaaactgaagaacgAACGAGAAGCACGGCAGAAGAAGCTTTATTATCTCAAGACTGAATTGGACAGGCTTCGTAAACAGCAAG GAGAGATGTTGAGGAAAAAACGTCGTGAGAAGGATGGACACAAAGACCCGTTATTGGTAGAGGTGAACAGGCTACAAGAGAATATTATGAAGGAGATTTCAGAGCTGCATAAAGAATCTGATGCAGCTGACAAGAAGCAGTCTGAGCTAGACAAAGTAGCACAAATCCTGGGGATTAACATATTTGAAAAACCCCGAAAACCACCTGTGGAAACCAAAGATTCCTTGGAAAAGACTAGCAAGTCAGAAAATGCAAAAGGTCTGGAGAAACCATCTTCCTCCAACAAG GAATCAAAAACTCCTAATGAAAAATCCAGAGGTAGAAGCCCGAAGCCATCAGAATCTTCTTCACAGTCCTCCAAACACCCTTTCCAGTTGGCCAATATTTATGAGTATTATGATGCAGGGAATCACTGGTGCAAAGACTGCAATACCATCTGCGGGACCATGTTTGACTTTTTCACACACATGCATAATAAGAAACACAGACAG ACCCTGGATCCTTACAACAGACCTTGGGCTTCGAAGACCCAGAGTGAGACCAAACAAGACTCCATAAAACGCATCGATAAGATAACTGTTCCTGCCAAAG GCTCTGAGTTTCTGATTCCCATCACTGGATATTATTGCCAGCTCTGTCATGAATTTTTTGGAGATCAAATCTCAGCAGAGCAGCATGTGAAAAGTCATCCCCACAATGAGAAATATAAG aaataCATAGATGAAAACCCGCTTTACGAAGAGAGGAGAAATCTAGACCGTCAGGCTGGTTTGGCTGTAGTTCTGGAAACAGAGCGCAGGCGGCAGAGTGAGCTGAAACGGAAACTAGTcgagaaacagaaagaagagaaggatgagaagaaacaaaaaataataaagaaagagGAAGCAAAGAGCATCCCGGAGCTTGGAGAAGGAACTAGTGAAACTCAAGGCAAAATAGATTCTTCTGGGCGAAAAATGGGTATCAAGCTTAAGCTGAAGAAGGAGgataaggaggagaaaaaagaagaaaagaaagaggaatctAAAAAAGAATCACCAAGCCAGACTTCCTTTGGGAAATTCAGCTggaaaaaggctgagagagaggATAAAACCCCTGGAGGAGCTATTATAAAGGAGGAGAGtacagaaggaaacaaagaggAGAACAAGTGTCAGTCTGGGAAACCCCACGTCAAGCCCATTGAAATCAAGCTTTCTGGGAAAACTGTTATTCCACACACAAGCCCATGGATACCAGTTGTTTCCACCTCAACACCAGCAAAAATGCTACCCAATCTACCAGTCCCCACCATGATTTTCAGAAAGTCTACTACTGCAACAGTTAGCAAACCAGCACCTTTGAACACCTTTTTATCCATAAAATCCTCTGGAGCTACCACCAAACCACTGCCTGTGGTGAAAGAAACCAATGCAGATCTGCTGCTGCCACCAGATATCATCTCAAAAGCTTTTGGAGgggaagaagtaattttaaaaggggcagaggaggatttgaaaacagcagagaaaagtGAGTCTTCTCAGACTTCTGATATACCACCTCCACCCACTCTTTCAGCAGCAGTCCAGCAGACAGCTGTCATCCCTGCAGATGAAGTAGCTCCAGGTGTGTCTGAAAGTGAACAGACAATGCTGGCAATGCCAGTGAGaccccctccaccaccaccttcaACTGCTTTCAGTGAACAGGCAAAAAAAGTAGAGAAACGAAACTCTTGCTTGGCCACAGCCAATGCTAAAGATCTCTATGATATTTTCTATAGTAGTGGTGGAAAGGGTTCAGCTGACAGCAAGCTTGCAAGTTCTGCACTTCCAAATGGAGAAAACTGTAATCTAACAAAACCTGCAGACTTATCTGCAAACCCTAGAACAAATAATAGCTCATCCTCCTTGAAAGAGGATTCTCAGAATGTGGCTGCTGAAGTTAGCCAAGTCCACTCAGCTGAGAGGAGCTCAGAACTGAAGAAAACTGATATTCAGGAGACTTTAATACTTCATACTGAGATAAGCCCTGATATTGAAAATGGTGTTCAGAAAGATGTAGGACAAAAATTTCAGACTCCTCTTTCAACAGATGTTCAGACTAAATTGAAAGAAGATTCCTCACAGTGTAATCAAGTAACAGGGAGTTGGATTCTTGGCAAGAATCAGGCTGAAATGAACAGAAAACCGCTTCAGCCCCAGCTGTCAGAAATGTCAGTCACAGAATTGCCAGAAACCAAAACTGCTTCTGGTATCCAGATGCCTGCAGAAATTGGACTTGTGGATATAGGAGGTAGAGAGCAGGTAGGCAGTCAGGAACTCTGTGATCTACGGAAAAAAGAGGCCCAAGAGAAAGTTGGACAGGAAGATGCAAATAAAACTGTGGTTACTAACACAAACATTCCTGGTACCTTGGAGAAAGATGCAGAGATGAAAGACTGGGAACTAAAAGCGGTAAAGCCTGAGCTTAGCTTACATCCAAAGACTTTGTTACCTGAAGCACAGAATGAAATTCAAAATTTGGGAAATTCCCATTTGGTAGAGGAAAAGTTAAGTGATAACTGTAGAACTCACTCAGAAACTGATAGTCCAGATTTGCTCTGTGattttcaaaacacttcaaaagaaaaagctttagtAGCAGTAATGACAGAGCAGAATTCTGTTGATGCCTCCTTAAAAGatgcaaaactgaaaagcataGCTCTGGAAGTATCTCAGCCAGGGGACCTTGGCGAAGCTCACCGAATTTCCGGAACCCAAAGTAAGATTTCAGAAATGACAAGAAGTCCTGGTGAATGGGACACTTCCAGAACTAGTAATGGAGAAGAACAGCTCATCACAAACCGTTCTTCTTCTCAAAGTGGTTGGGATCTATCAAGTACTCCAAATGTAGAAATAAAAACTGGTTCTAATGAAGTTAGTGCTTCAGATCTGACAGAGGTACGGCCAGACAGATGTCTCGCCAACACAGAAACTAGAAGTAGCATATTAGAAGCTCAAGAAGTTCGACCTGAACCTTCAGGCCATGCAGTGTTAGATAACCAAACCCAAAGGCAGGAGGTTGCATGGTTAGTCAATGCCTGCTCTGGGAACATTGTTGAACTCAGATCCAGTGTAGAATTAGTAGttgaagttgaaaaaaaatcattaggacACACTGGATCTGATGCAACATTAGATAATGGTTTTATCAAGAGAGATGCAAAAGAAGTAGGGACTGGAGGTTTTTCTAGAGCTCGCTCTGATCTTGTCCAGGAGTCAGTAGTTGCTTTATCAGCGGATTTCCATAGGGAGCATCTTTCAGAAGCAGCTGTCCACTCCCCAGAAACAAAGCATAAGGTCGTAAGAACCTCAGTGAGCAACGACCTTCATCTGAATACCACTCACTCAGGATTGAACACTGAGCAATCCGGAAGTCCCTCTGCAAATGTTCACATGGATGACAAGAAAGTTTTTTTGACATCAGAAGGTGTGAAACATAATGAGATTTCCTCCCAGAAAGCAGAGCTCGAGTTCAAAAGCACCGATTTCAGTTTAGGAGATACTAAGGTAAAACATGAATGCTTCAGCATCCTTACAGCAGGACTTTTAAATGAGAATACAGAAGAAGTCTCAAAACTAGAAACTATTGCATCCATTAGGCTGGAGTCTAGTAAACTTAAGAAGCTGGGCGTTGAAAAAACAGTGGATGAGACAGAGATTACTGATTTTGCTACATTGACTTCTGGTAGTCGGGAAGAAAAATTTTGCACACGGATTTCTCAAACAGCTATGCCGCAGCTGGGATTGCAGTCCTCAAATAGTGACACTACAGAAGTGGTCATGCCAGTTCTAGAAATACAGGGCATTTCTCCCATGTCTGAGATCCTTCTGCAAATGGAGGAGAGCAAAGGTGGTGCTGTTGAAATGCCATCACTGAGTTGTGATGGAGGCCGCACAGAAAGTCAGGCTTCTGGGTGTGTGGAAACTTTCCTTCCTGGGCTCAAAGAAACACATGAAAAGGAGGGTGGCTCGGGAGGCAAGGGAGTGCGCACCATCCAGAGCAAGAAGACTGAGCAAACAGAAATTGCTGACAATAGTTTGGAAGCTACAACAAATTCAGGAGTTGCTGAAAGTTTAGCAGAAAGCCCAGTGGGTTGA